Within Vicia villosa cultivar HV-30 ecotype Madison, WI linkage group LG1, Vvil1.0, whole genome shotgun sequence, the genomic segment aaacaaaaagaaaaagaaaaaaacataatGATTTGAAAGAGATTAGGGTTTGTGAACCTGCTACATTGCTGGCAAAACCTTTGTTGCATCTCAGAAATGAGGACAGAATGAGCCTTAGAATGGTTTTCACAAACCTTATGGCGCTTATGATACTGCTTACCACCACTTAGATCAGCATTACAGTTATCAACTTGACAAGAAGGTGTAACTGATCCACCACCTCTTGAAACTTTCCTAACATGATGTTCATTCACAACCCTTTTCTTCTTTCCATCCTCTCCATAACTCCCATCCTCTTCCTCTTCTACTTCATACTCATAGGTTCTCTTTCCCTCACCCCAACTTTCATCCATAggatagagaatagagagagtaTTAATGATTTAGAACAAGGCTATGGTGAAGTCAAGGACAAGACCACAACTACTTTGGTGTATAAATAGAAAGAAAAACACAAGGGTAAATAAATAGAATGTGTGTGGACCACAAATGGGTCTTTCTTTATTGGTTTCCAACTTGAGGGTAATTGTGATAAGTTACAGTTTCTAGAGGACTAGCTATAGCACCAATGTTTGTGAATAGTATGTGAAGACCTAGTGCAGACTACCCTAAAAAATCTTGGATAATAAATTAGGTCAAATTAATTAAGTGTTGGGACAACTATCTATTTACAAAGTTCTCACAATAACATTAATATTAtcattcaaatttaattttttttcactaaTAACCATAACATACTCAAATAAACATATGCATGATAAAGAAATATGGAGACATGGGTTAGAACTTAAGATTTTACATAGGAATAGTCAAACTATACTAACTATAATAAAATCACTCTTAtggaattatattttaaaattatcttTTTAAAATTGAATCACATGGCATACACATatttaagagtgtgtttggaggCCAGTTATCCTTCTTTTGTTAGTATTTTATGTAGGTGATTGTGTTTTCCTTCTCCAACTTATTCTCTTCGAAGATCTGTTATGTCCGAGACTACATGATAGTTTCGATTGTTGGTCTGTTAGACATGTGTTCTTCGTGACAAATACAGTAGTTATTTTGCTTTTAGTTTTGTTGTTTGTCCGGATCTTTAGTCAAACTTATTTCTCTTGTGCACTTCTGATGCTCTTTGTTAATTCTTTATTATTTgtgacatttatttatttatttttataaagatATATTCTTAATGTAttttcattaatatatttttttattaatactaTATActgtattaatttaatttttaaggattttaattttttataatattatttatttataataataataatactaaaaaaaatttaaaatcctCAAAGAATAAATTAATACAAGAAATAGAAAAAGGCATCAGATGTTTTATGTGATGCAAAGGTACCACTCAAATTGAAGGGAAAATTTTATTGAACAGCGGTAACACATGCGATTTTGTACTGGACATAATGTTGTGCGGTTAAGAATCAACACAAGAATAAAGTAACTATAGGAGAGATGAGGATGTTGCGGTAAATGTGTGGTAAGACTTGTTAGGATAAAatcaaaaatgaaaatattatagAGAGTGTCGGGGTAACGTCTATAGTAGAGAAGATGGGGGAAAATAGACTTCGATGGTTTTGGAGATGCAGAGAGAAGACATGTAAATTTGGTGATAAGGAGGGTATACCAGATAATGAGAAGACAAACaatttgaaaaagagaaataCGAAGAAAGATTATAAgcgaagttattaagaaagatttcgagattaaaatttgaaaagaaacatGATCATTAATAGAACATTATGACGAAGGTTAATTCATATAGCTAATCTTACCCAGTGGAAACCTAAgtagataaaaatatattaatgaaaaaaataaaagataaaatcaaAAACACAAACAATACACTAAAAATAGAAGCCCAACTAAAAGGAGGTTAGCAAAACAAAACCACGACAAAGAAAACACAACTCAACCACGTCATTGAGAAGACTAAATCAAAACACCATACATCTCACTTGAAAATAACAGAAGAGAACAGTTAGTTACACGACACACACCTAAAAATTAAGAAACATGAGCTAGACTCGATCTcaattaaaaagagaaaatacTCTAATCGGAATGTGGACATGAATTCacttccaaaacaaatcaataatCAAAGTCATTTAGTGATTAATCATCCttctttttaaacaaaaaataattttattgcatatcttttaaataatcattttttttagtttaaatatttaaaaactaatttaaatGTATGAAATTAGaccaaattaaattattatcattattattattattattattattattattattattattattattattattattattattattattattattattattattattattattattattattataattttttaaaattaatcacCTAAAACTGAATcaaatcatatacaattttaagttaaatgtataatttttcttcaaaatttatcCAAAAACACACAACAATCTCTAGATATAACCATGATTCCTTTTAATTTGGTAAACACATGTTTCCATATTTTGTGGCCCTCAACAATCTGCGGTTCCGAGCCAAGCATTAATTTGAAAGGAATTATgcctttttgttttttctttcgatgttgactAGCAATTTATCACCAACACAATTCTAAATACCAAAAATTGGGTGAAGTTgtgtatttaatttaaatttaaattattattttttatataaaaattcctTTTTTAATCTATGTACTTTTAGAGCACTTCTTAGCAATatacttaatttatatatatatatatatatatatatatatatatatatatatatatatatatatatatatatatatatatatatatatagggcatatcatatgagaatgacatatttatatgagaatatgagaatgaatccgaaccattggattttaaaataaatggtggagattatgagtgaatctttttttctctctcctacttcatttatttcaagatacaggagagagaaaaaaaagattcactcataatctccacaatttattttaaaatccaatggttcagattcattctcatattctcatataaatatgtcattctcatatgatatgccctatatatatatatatatatatatatatatatatatatatatatatatatatatatatatatatatatatatatatatatatatatatatatatatatatatatatatatatgggacgactcaagtgagaacatttggttattatgagaaatgagaacaatgaatcacgaccattaaattttaatttgttgattttaatggactgaattggtttctctttctactatccttaatatttattttaaatcaacatagaaagagaaaccaatccagttcatcaaaatcaacaaatcaaaatttagtggttgtgattcattgttcccatttctcataataaccaagtgttctcacttgaggcatcccatatatatatatatatatatatatatatatatatatatatatatatatatatatatatatatatatacatatatatatatatatatatatatatatatatatatatatatatatatatatatatatatatatatatatatatatggagcgtatccggtgagatcACCTCACTGAATTTTATCTGTTATGTTcaataattaaacttttcataTGAAGAGattcttaattaaaataattctacttgatgaattaatcattattaaaataatttttataaatatacttaattttaggatataaatagaaaatataattcgaatatatttagtatttttatttgaaattaaaattatctaaaactatatatatttttcaataattccaaaataatttttttaaaaataaaattaattttaaagtaaTCATCAACTTAAATTGTATACTCATCGTActagtattaaaattatttttaaataaatatgtcaTAAATTTCTTTAAATATCTTAActcttaaaaattaattaaattaaaaaaaatattttaaagctATATCTTGCATATTATAAaagtatatttttataatttattttgataaattaattgttgTAGACTTATTTTGAAAACCAAACAAACCTCCCAATGttttaataacaatttaattatcGTAATAAAATTTACTAACAAAAATCTTACACTAAGACATAGCTCATtccttaaattataattttttttaatctcttaCTTCATAATATTTAGTAAATATTTTACGATgattaaattgatattaaaacATTGGGAGGCTTGTTTGGTTTTCAAAGTAAGTCttcaaaaattaatttatcaaaataaattataaaaatataattttataacatgCAAGATACAActttaaaacttattttattttttataaaattatttttggattatgtttttagtcttgaaaaatattattatagcTTTAAAACTTATTGTGTATATCCTAAAATTAAGtatgtttataaaaattattttaataataattaattcgtCAAGTAGAATTATTTTCAGTAACAATCTCTTCATATGAAAAGTTTAAATATTGAGCATAACAGATAAAATTTTGTGAGGTGATCttcatattaaaaattttaaatcttaaacgttaatgAAATCCAACGATTGATATttatagttctcgtttctcacataaatattaattctcaccggatacgctccctaaatatatatatatatatatatatatatatatatatatatatatatatataaaatggtgttatatatatattagcGAAGGTCCTAAATCAGGGTGTCGCGGCTTAGACGATGGATCGGGGATCCGCCCATAGCTATACTTGATGTATGAGTCGGAAAAGAGAGAGTCTCTACTAAGCTATTGAAATATAGGTGGTCGATAACATCCCTTGATAAGAAGAGAGTGATTCACACCACTAAGGGTGACTGAAACTCTGGGTCCTAGAGGCCCTTATAAATACATTTCCCCTTAATGGGATAAGGGACAAACTCTAAGTCATACACATTCTCTACAACTTAAAGAGCACAACGCTCATTATAGTTTTAACACACAACTTCGTGTAACAATACACTTACTATTAAGCATCATGGAACATCAGAAGAGCCCTTCACCTCACGTGAACAGGTCATAAACTACCTCAAAACATCATCTTACAAGGCTTCTCACTGTTTTGGGCAAACCCTAACCACTGAATCAGGTTATAAACCTTCTAAGGCCTTTGAGTCTTCTCGCCCTTTCATGGGAAGCATGTGCACCTGTAATTTTTGATTAATACAGTGGCACCCACCGTGGGGCCCAGGTAAACCTAACCTAGGTTACACCTTCTTTTATCACCATCATCCTTCCTATTGTTACCCTTAACTCCTACATTTAGCCACCTTCAGCTATGGTTATTAGTTCTAGTGCCTTGGGAGAGAAGATGTTAGAAAAGAAACTTGTAAGAAAAATTCTTAGGTCTCTACCTAGGAAATTTGACATGAAGGTGACTGCCGTTGAAAAAGCTCATGACGTCAGCACCATGAGGGTTGATGAACTTTTTGGCTCACTTCAAACTTTGGAATTGGCTTTTAGTGACAAGTCTGAGAAAAAGAACAAAGGCACAACCTTTGTATCCAGTATTGAAGATGAAATAGGTCAAGCTGATCTAGATACTGAGGAAAGACTATCCAATACCATTGTGTTacttgagaagcaattcaataaAATTCTAAAGACATTGGGTAGAAGAGGAAGACtagatgtcaagaacatctcatatGACATCATGAATAATAATGTTTCTTAGAATAACACCAGACCTGAACTGAAGTCCAATCAGAGCAAAGGCGCTCAATTTTATAAGTGTGAAGGATTTGGTCACATTACACCATAATGTCCAACCTATCTCAAGAATATGAAAAAGGGATTGACTGCATCTTTGTCTgatgatgagtcagaagatgagtcTACTACTGAAACTGCCAAGCTGGTAATGGCTCTTTCTGGCAGATGGGCAGATGAAGTAGAATCATGTGATGAGAATGATCTCTATAAAAACCTGAATGTGTCCTGCAAGGATACCTCTGATAGGTGTGAAGAAAGTTTCAAGACAATAGAAGAATAGAGAAAGATCATGCCTGATCTGGAGAATGAAAAGAAGAAACTCTTGTGCACTGTTTCTCATCTTCAAAAAGAGGTAACTTTCTTAAATTCCAAGCCTGGCAACTTGACAAACTCTTTAAAAAGGATGAACAATGGAGCTGAAATGATACAAGAGGCTAAAGACACAAAAGTAAAATATCAATCTAatattcaataaaagaaaaagCCCGCAGAAAAGTTATTTCCtgatgaaaaaaaaagaatgatcaACATGTTAAACCATATGTTTCAACATTTTGACAGACTTAATGAAGCTCCAAATTTCAACTCTTCAACTTGGAGATGTCATTATTGTGATGAGTATGGTCACATTAAGCCTTTATGTTACAAATTTCTTGGAGTTCAAAAATCTTCAGCTCATTCTAGGGTTGGTCAAGTCAGCAAAAAGAGAAGTGTCAAAAAAGGAGATGTCAACCTAATAGCTCATACTACCTtgagaaaaacaaaaagagaagacTGGTACTTTGACAGTTAATACTATAAACACATGAAAAACATTAACAAATTACTAGTAGATATTAGGTATCACCCCACAAGTGATGTCATATTTAGTGATAGATATAAAGGTGAAATTAAGGGAGTAGGAAAGTTGATGTGTGATGGATCTCCAAAGTTAGAAGATGTTCTTCTTGTGAAATAACTATTAGATAATCTTATTAGCATCAATGAGTTATATGATCAAAGGTTGTTGGTAAATTTCTCTAAATCAGAATGTTTAGTcaaatatgataaatatattgttctTATGAAGGGTACAAGGTCTAAATACAACTGTTACTTGTGGGAATCTCAAATAACTTCCATATGTTTAACAACCAATGAGGATAAAGTGAAGCTATGGCACCAGAAACTTTGACACCTTTAGTTAAAAAGAATGAAGGACATCATACTTAAAGAAGTCATTAGAGTAATGTCAGGgctcaaaattgaagaaaagcaAGTATGTAATGTGTGAATTAAAGAAGAAAACCATAACGTCATACCCAATTCTACAACATCAGATTACGTCCAAAGTGTTGGAACTTCTTCACATGGACTTAATTGGACCAATGCCAACAGAAGGATTGGATAGAGTAGGGTATGTCTTTATGGTTATAGATGATTTTTTGGTTTTACATGGATAAAATTTCTCAAAGAAAAATTAGACCTTCTTGAAATCATTGAATTCTTATGCCAAGAGATTCAAGAGGATGGAAATGGTGATATCATCAAAGTCACACAAGTTATCATGACAAGGAGCttaagaatgcaaaattctctgaattttatgtttcataaGGTATTGGTCATGATTTCTCCTCAAATCAAGATGGAATTGTTGAGAAAAAGACTAGGGTAATACAAGAATCAGTTGCGATCATGCTTCATGCTAAACAACTTCCACAAGAATTATGAGCTGAAGTTATGaatactgcatgctatattcataaCAGGGTGACCTTGAGAGGAGGTATTTCAataactccttatgaattatggaaaggaAAGAAGCCTACATTTAAACATTTTCATGTCTTTGGAAATAAATGTTATATCTTGACTGACAAAGAGTCAATAAGAGATGAAGGAATATTTTTGGGGTATGCTACACGAAGCAGAGCTTATAGAGTGTTTTACCCTAAACAAAAAATTGCAATGGAACTTCTACAGTCCTTGATGACTCAGTTACTGAAGAAAATATGGATGTTATAGACAATGTTGAAACATCTTATGTGCAGAATGATGAagtaataaaatatgaaatatgtGAATTCACTTGCACTGAATCAGTAGGATCAAAATCCAGCAAAGGTATCCCTACTAAAGGCAGACAGAATAATCCAAGGAACTTTCTTCAAAACACCCTAATAAAGGGGACATCACTGGATTTAATAAGCAAGTATCTGATGTCAATGGATATTTTGCCTTGATAAATAGTCTGTTTTTCTGGATCAATGAGAAGCAAGCACGTGCTTCTTGGTTAAATGCTGAAGCTGAATTTAAGGAAACAAGAGGAGGATTTTCTAAACTGATAAAATAGGTGTTGAAGGATTCCAATGTCAAACATAATGTCTTGATATTACACTGTGTTGATTTGAATATTATCAGGTATCTCATTCAACATGACTGGAACAAGAATCTTGATAGGAACCTAATCGAGAATTTTATTGAAGGAAAGATTATTATTCTAGAGCATATGGACAGCAAGGAAAAACTTACTATTatgtttaaaaaacaaaattaagaaaataagcAGTGGGGTTAGAACTTGCACTATTGAAGTGTTATAACAATTACAGTTATACAGGAGTGCAACTGCTACTGCATCTTTCATCTATTTTATAAGGATTCAGAAGCCTAATCAAATTTTTATGGACAAGGGATGAATTAGATGGTCTCTTCAAGATAACCACAAGGAATGCAAAAGGCTTTTTGACAGGGGAAGGAGATGGAAGCGGAAAAAAacttattcaacccccttctaagagttttctcaaccttcaattggcatcagagcgcctagttctgggtgcaaacacttaaccgtgtcagataaagatccagaaggaaaacactatgACTAACGAAGTAAACAACAATGGTTTTTCAAGACCTCCTGTATTTGATGGGGAAaaatttgaatactggaaagacggAATAGAAAGGTTTTTTCTAGGATTTGATCTTGACCTATGGGATATTGTAGTAGATGGCTACAAATATCCTGTAAATGAAGGCAAAAAGATAGACAGAAAAAACATGACAGATCAACAATAGAAGGATTTCAAGAAGCATCACAAATCCAGAACCATCTTACTAAGTGCTATCTCACATGCTGAATATGAAAAAATCACAAACAGAGACACATCACACGATATGGAAGATGACGAGAGGATTGAAGAAAAGGATATACTAAAGtggatcatgtcaagaagataatcagaaCTCTACCAAGAATCCAATGGTTATAGCGTTGAAAGTCACAAAAAATCTAGATGAAGTATCCCTTGAAGAACTCATCAGTGCtctaagaagtcatgagattgagctcgaTGAAAATGAGCCTCAAAATAAAGGTAAGACTATAGCTCTTAAATCTGttaaaaaatttgaaactaaCGCTTTGCAGGCCAAGGAAGAATGCTCAAACGAATCCGAATCAGACGAGGAAGATGATTTGTCTCTTCTGTCTAGAAgagtgaatcaactctggaagaacaagcaaagaagGTTCAGAAACTTTAGAAGACCAGAATATAAAAGGATAATCCTCTGAATACAAAAGGATCAGTAAAAGAGGTAATGTATGCTATGAATgtaatgaaccaggacacttcaagtATGAATGTcctaaaatgcaaagagaaaggCCCAAGAAGAGGTTCGAGAAGAAGAAAAGTATGATGGCTACAAGGGACGACTATGAATCATCTAAAGGCGaatacaactcagaagatgaacatgccaacATAGCATTCATGGCCACCACCAAAAACAGTTCAGATTCTGAAGAAGAATctaatgaggtattttctgaacttactagagaagaGCTAGAAGAAAGTCTTTCAAAACTTCTAGAGAATCACAgtagattaaaaatcaaatataataagctaaagaacatcTTAGTAGATGAAACAAAAAACTTAAAACTGAGAATGCTGAGCTTAAAGATAATAATTTGAAACTTGTAGAAgagctaaaaaatcaaaaaatcctTAAGTCAGAAAGTTCTTCAAGCatcaaagatattttaaaagaatatGACGATGGTTTTCAAAAATTCCTTGCTAAAAGTAAAAACAGAAGAaaaatagcttctatgatttatggtgtaagtAGAAACAATAGAACTGGTATTGACTATAAAAAACCCAAAGGAAAGGAACCATATCAACCTAAATCGGTTGATGacatgacaatcacatataaACCATTGCatacacaatttaattttggatACACTCATGATATCAAATATACATCATATTCTGATAGTTCTCATGCCATACCTAAAGTCAAACAGAACTTTAGGCACACTAACACAAAAGAACtcaaaaagatatgggtacctaagaagaAAATGATCTATGTTGCAGATGTCCTTAGCAGCGAAGTCAAgacaccagtcatggtacctggactctggatgctcgcggcacatgacgggaagaaagtctatgttccaaatCTTAGAACTTAAATCTGGCGGAGACGTTATATTTGGAAGGAACCAAGAAGGAAATATTATTGGTTCAGGAACTATCGGtaatggtaactctccctctataactaatgttttactaGTAGAAGGATTAGCCGATAACTTGTTgtctataagtcaattaagtgacaatggctatgacataatctttaatcaagagtcttgtaaGGCTATTAGTCAGAAAGACGGATCAATCCTGTTTACTGGAAAGAGAAGaaacaacatttataaaattaatctTTCTGAACTTAAAACTCAGAAAGTAACTCGTCTTCAGTCTGTTAATGATGAGCAATGGGTTTagcacagaagattgggacatGCTAGCTCGAGAATATTATCTCAGCTCAACAAACTCAATTTGGTAAGAGGTCTCCCAAATTTGAAGTTTaactcagatgctctttgtgaagcatggcAAAAGggaaaattttcaaaaacctctttcaaacctaaaaatgttgtttcctcatctagaccattagaacttctgcatattgatctatttggtccagttaaaactgcatcaatcagaggcaagaagtaCGGATTGATCATTATTGATGActacagcagatggacatgggtaaaattttTAAAACACAAAGATGAATCACATActctgttctttgacttctgtaactaagttcaaaatgaaaaagatcttaaaatcataaaggttagaagtgatcatggaggagaatttgaaaacCATTTCTTCGAAAAG encodes:
- the LOC131623424 gene encoding squamosa promoter-binding protein 1-like, whose protein sequence is MDESWGEGKRTYEYEVEEEEDGSYGEDGKKKRVVNEHHVRKVSRGGGSVTPSCQVDNCNADLSGGKQYHKRHKVCENHSKAHSVLISEMQQRFCQQCSRFHELSEFDDLKRSCRRRLAGHNERRRKNASEFNGEGIH